In Haladaptatus paucihalophilus DX253, the following proteins share a genomic window:
- a CDS encoding LUD domain-containing protein, with translation MPTESTATFESSLRTFDVPCTVTTVDDFPDALDAAIEAPAVGVPLDIDGIDVDDADVTRSPSTGQLADAKTGVTPAALGVAAHGSLLLQSSAEGTEPVSLYPPRHVAVVRESDIVPDVRDALERLDSEFDAGRRSAVFATGVSATGDMGALVEGVHGPGDVRVIVVEGR, from the coding sequence ATGCCGACGGAATCGACCGCGACGTTCGAATCGTCGTTACGAACGTTCGACGTGCCGTGTACAGTGACGACCGTCGATGACTTCCCCGACGCGCTGGACGCGGCAATCGAGGCGCCTGCGGTGGGCGTCCCACTGGACATCGACGGAATAGATGTGGACGACGCGGACGTGACGCGCTCGCCGTCCACGGGACAACTCGCGGACGCGAAGACGGGCGTCACACCCGCCGCGCTCGGCGTCGCAGCACACGGAAGTCTCCTTCTGCAGTCGTCCGCAGAGGGGACCGAACCCGTCAGTCTCTATCCTCCCCGTCACGTCGCCGTGGTTCGGGAGAGCGACATCGTTCCCGATGTTCGAGACGCGCTCGAACGGCTTGACAGCGAGTTCGACGCCGGTCGGCGGTCCGCCGTCTTCGCCACCGGCGTCAGCGCCACGGGCGACATGGGCGCGCTCGTGGAAGGCGTTCACGGACCGGGCGACGTCCGCGTCATCGTCGTGGAGGGGCGCTGA
- a CDS encoding beta-mannosidase has product MQTATLSGSWEFRRSGDERWREATVPGGIYGDLLSAGEIDDPYENDNELDLQWVGESDWEYRRVVTVGESLLDHERVVLQCDGLDTVATVYVNGEIVGGAENMFRRHVFDVADALTAGENEVRIRFRSPVEYAAERAADHPYDVPTLRYPVDQPARNFIRKAQCHFGWDWGPCLPTVGIWRDLRLVAHSSPRIDHVTPVQRHGQGDVELDVRVGLSVPTPGEYEVSAAVDGTDASASRRVTLDGDGEVALSMTVEKPELWWPAGRGDQPLYDLGVTVEGDVAHSVAERIGFRDVELVRPPDGDGDGEGFHLRVNGEPIFARGANWIPADAMYRNVTTETYDDLLSSAVDANMNAVRVWGGGYYERDAFYRLCDEKGLLVWQDFMFSCALYPGDDAFVNSVEAEARYQVRRLSTHPSVALWCGNNELEVGVESWFADSDHIDRLEDDYDELFRETLGAVVDEENPSCPYWSASPSSGPDRLDPEDEGRGDIHYWGVWHEGKPFSAFLETEPRFVSEFGYQSFPSVETLADVVPADQHNPTAPLMEHHQRNEGGNKRILQRMADHFRMPSDFDDFVYLSQIQQGLAIRTAVEHWRRRKPHCMGTLYWQLNDLWQCASWSSVEYGGEWKALHHIARRFYEPTLVSMVEDEEDLELWVTNDGGEPISGTVRVDAVTVDGEHLFETAFAAEVHGDGSDRIGTVDVGTALGDAARSEVLFRATPVTLGSASSAYHTLVPYKRLSLPDSDLELTVRDGNAIVRAPKAALFVELRSDGRGRFEDNYFHLAPGEERTLAYESERDVSDEELEESISVRHLAETY; this is encoded by the coding sequence ATGCAGACAGCCACCCTTAGTGGGAGCTGGGAGTTTCGACGTTCCGGCGACGAACGCTGGCGCGAGGCGACCGTTCCCGGAGGGATATACGGAGACCTACTGAGCGCGGGCGAGATCGACGATCCGTACGAAAACGACAACGAACTCGACCTGCAGTGGGTCGGTGAATCGGATTGGGAGTACCGTCGGGTCGTGACGGTCGGCGAATCGCTCCTCGACCACGAGCGGGTCGTGCTTCAGTGCGACGGTCTGGACACCGTTGCGACCGTCTACGTCAACGGTGAAATCGTCGGCGGGGCCGAAAACATGTTCCGACGACACGTGTTCGACGTCGCCGACGCCCTAACAGCAGGGGAAAACGAGGTTCGAATCCGGTTTCGCTCGCCCGTCGAGTACGCGGCCGAGCGGGCGGCGGACCACCCGTACGACGTGCCCACGCTTCGATATCCGGTCGACCAGCCCGCTCGAAACTTCATCCGAAAGGCCCAGTGTCATTTCGGCTGGGACTGGGGGCCGTGTCTTCCCACGGTCGGTATCTGGCGCGACCTCCGACTGGTCGCCCACTCGTCGCCGCGAATCGACCACGTAACGCCCGTACAGCGCCACGGCCAAGGGGACGTCGAACTCGACGTTCGAGTCGGACTCTCGGTGCCGACCCCCGGCGAGTACGAGGTTTCCGCGGCGGTCGATGGAACCGACGCGTCGGCGAGTCGGCGGGTGACGCTCGACGGTGACGGGGAAGTCGCGCTGTCGATGACCGTCGAGAAGCCGGAACTGTGGTGGCCCGCCGGTCGCGGCGACCAACCGCTGTACGACCTCGGCGTGACCGTCGAAGGCGACGTCGCCCACTCGGTGGCCGAACGGATCGGATTCCGTGACGTCGAACTCGTTCGACCGCCCGACGGGGACGGTGACGGCGAGGGCTTCCACCTCCGAGTGAACGGCGAACCGATCTTCGCCCGCGGCGCGAACTGGATCCCCGCCGACGCCATGTATCGAAACGTGACCACGGAAACGTACGACGACTTGCTCTCCAGCGCCGTCGATGCCAACATGAACGCGGTTCGCGTTTGGGGCGGCGGCTACTACGAACGAGACGCCTTCTATCGCCTCTGCGACGAGAAGGGACTGCTCGTCTGGCAGGACTTCATGTTCTCCTGCGCGCTGTATCCGGGCGACGACGCGTTCGTGAACTCGGTCGAGGCGGAGGCGCGTTATCAGGTCCGTCGTCTTTCGACCCATCCCTCGGTCGCGCTGTGGTGCGGCAACAACGAACTCGAAGTCGGCGTGGAGAGTTGGTTCGCGGACAGCGACCACATCGACCGACTCGAAGACGACTACGACGAACTGTTCAGGGAAACTCTCGGAGCGGTCGTGGACGAGGAGAACCCGTCCTGTCCGTACTGGTCTGCCTCCCCGTCCAGCGGTCCAGACAGGCTCGACCCGGAGGACGAAGGACGTGGCGACATCCACTACTGGGGTGTCTGGCACGAGGGGAAACCGTTCTCGGCGTTTCTGGAGACGGAACCGCGGTTCGTCTCGGAGTTCGGCTATCAGTCCTTCCCCTCGGTCGAAACGCTGGCCGACGTGGTTCCGGCCGACCAGCACAATCCGACCGCGCCGCTGATGGAACACCACCAGCGTAACGAGGGCGGCAACAAGCGCATCCTCCAGCGGATGGCCGACCACTTCCGCATGCCGTCGGACTTCGACGATTTCGTCTACTTGAGCCAGATTCAGCAGGGGTTGGCCATCCGTACCGCGGTCGAACACTGGCGACGGCGGAAACCACACTGTATGGGGACGCTCTACTGGCAGCTGAACGACCTCTGGCAGTGTGCGTCGTGGTCGTCCGTCGAATACGGCGGCGAGTGGAAGGCGCTCCACCACATCGCGCGGCGATTCTACGAACCGACCTTGGTTTCAATGGTCGAGGACGAGGAGGACCTCGAACTGTGGGTGACGAACGACGGCGGCGAGCCGATTTCCGGGACGGTCCGCGTGGACGCCGTCACGGTGGACGGCGAGCACCTGTTCGAAACCGCGTTCGCCGCCGAGGTACACGGGGACGGGAGCGACCGAATCGGCACTGTCGACGTCGGAACCGCACTCGGCGACGCCGCGCGCTCGGAGGTGCTGTTCCGGGCGACCCCGGTGACTCTCGGCTCTGCCTCGTCCGCGTATCACACGCTCGTCCCGTACAAACGGCTCTCGCTGCCGGACTCCGACCTCGAACTGACGGTGCGCGACGGAAACGCAATCGTTCGCGCCCCCAAAGCCGCGCTCTTCGTCGAGTTGCGAAGCGACGGACGCGGGCGGTTCGAGGACAACTACTTCCACCTCGCGCCGGGAGAGGAGCGGACGCTCGCGTACGAATCCGAGCGTGACGTCTCCGACGAGGAGTTGGAAGAGTCGATTTCCGTTCGCCACCTCGCCGAGACGTACTGA
- a CDS encoding LUD domain-containing protein: MSGESRRRTAAKIRNLLETEGESVQENTTHFNEGRYDAIQEFDGYEAVREEARAIKEDAIDRLPELVETLRESVEENGGHLYVADDAADANAYIRTVVDDADAESVVKSKSMTTEELDVNEALETDDVDVWETDLGEFVIQVADEAPSHLIGPAFHRTTDDVADLFNEYFDPDEPFETAEQLTDFARDYLGERIRDADVGMTGANFVLADSGTITLVTNEGNARKCAVTPDTHIAVTGVEKVIPSLSELGPFVELIARSATGQDIAQYVSLFSPPTDSPTLDFEHPDEPGFGPQRDREFHLVLIDNGRMAMREDDQLRETLYCIRCGACANSCANFQHVGGHAFGGETYTGGIATGWETGVHGIESAGEFNDLCTGCSRCVNACPVKIDIPWINTVVRDRLNREHDSSEFDFLVEGLTPDEEPAGLDLQKRAFGNFETLAKVASKTAPVSNRLLGSAPVRAAMSRLAGIDRRRDLPTFQGESLVEWFAARGGSRVHDADRTAVLYPDVYTNYVLVDRGKAAVALLESLGVEVVVPDVPGSGRAPLSQGMVDTAESKAHRVFDRLRRHIDRGRDVVVIEPSDLAMFRREYEKLLPPRAFETLSENSYEVLEYVFGLLENGADADALASPGTKLAYHSHCQQRTLGVDAYTEAVFERLGYDVATSDVECCGMAGSFGYKSEYYELSMDVGETLRDQFEDETDRTVVASGTSCTEQLVDLLSADVRHPVEVIEASRR, translated from the coding sequence ATGAGCGGCGAGAGCCGACGCCGGACGGCGGCGAAAATTCGCAACCTGCTGGAGACGGAGGGAGAGAGCGTTCAGGAGAACACGACGCATTTCAACGAGGGACGCTACGACGCGATTCAGGAGTTCGACGGGTACGAAGCGGTCCGCGAGGAAGCGCGCGCCATCAAGGAGGACGCCATCGACCGACTCCCCGAACTGGTCGAAACCCTCCGCGAGTCGGTCGAGGAGAACGGCGGCCACCTGTACGTCGCCGACGACGCCGCGGACGCGAACGCGTACATCCGAACCGTCGTCGACGATGCCGACGCGGAATCCGTCGTCAAGAGCAAGTCGATGACGACCGAGGAACTCGACGTCAACGAGGCGCTCGAAACCGACGACGTTGACGTCTGGGAAACGGACCTCGGCGAGTTCGTCATCCAAGTCGCGGACGAAGCGCCGTCGCATCTCATCGGACCGGCGTTCCACCGGACGACCGACGACGTTGCCGACCTCTTCAACGAGTACTTCGACCCGGACGAACCGTTCGAGACGGCGGAACAGCTCACCGACTTCGCCCGGGACTACCTCGGCGAGCGAATCCGCGACGCCGACGTCGGCATGACCGGCGCGAACTTCGTCCTCGCCGACTCGGGGACGATAACGCTCGTCACCAACGAAGGGAACGCGCGGAAGTGTGCGGTGACGCCCGATACCCACATCGCGGTCACCGGCGTCGAGAAGGTCATCCCGTCGCTGTCGGAACTCGGGCCGTTCGTGGAACTCATCGCCCGGTCGGCCACCGGGCAGGACATCGCCCAGTACGTCTCGCTGTTCAGTCCGCCGACCGACTCGCCCACGCTGGATTTCGAGCACCCCGACGAGCCGGGATTCGGACCCCAGCGCGACCGGGAGTTCCACCTCGTCCTCATCGACAACGGCCGCATGGCGATGCGCGAGGACGATCAGTTGCGCGAGACGCTGTACTGCATCCGCTGTGGTGCCTGTGCGAACTCCTGTGCGAACTTCCAGCACGTCGGCGGCCACGCCTTCGGCGGCGAGACGTACACCGGTGGCATCGCCACCGGTTGGGAGACCGGCGTCCACGGCATCGAGAGCGCGGGCGAGTTCAACGACCTCTGTACGGGGTGCTCGCGCTGCGTGAACGCCTGCCCGGTCAAAATCGACATCCCGTGGATAAACACGGTCGTCCGCGACCGGCTCAACCGAGAGCACGACTCGTCGGAGTTCGACTTCCTCGTCGAAGGGCTGACGCCGGACGAGGAACCCGCGGGTCTCGACCTCCAGAAGCGCGCGTTCGGCAACTTCGAGACGCTGGCGAAGGTGGCGAGCAAAACCGCCCCCGTCTCGAATCGACTGCTCGGGTCGGCCCCCGTCAGGGCCGCGATGAGCCGACTCGCGGGAATCGACCGCCGCCGCGACCTGCCGACCTTCCAGGGTGAATCGCTCGTCGAGTGGTTCGCGGCGCGTGGCGGGAGCCGCGTCCACGACGCCGACCGAACCGCCGTCCTGTACCCCGACGTGTACACGAACTACGTTCTCGTGGACCGCGGGAAGGCGGCGGTGGCCCTCCTCGAATCCCTCGGCGTCGAGGTCGTCGTTCCCGACGTCCCCGGAAGTGGCCGCGCACCGCTCTCGCAGGGAATGGTCGACACCGCGGAATCGAAGGCCCACCGCGTGTTCGACCGCCTCCGTCGGCACATCGACCGCGGCCGCGATGTCGTCGTCATCGAACCGAGCGACCTCGCCATGTTCCGACGGGAGTACGAGAAGTTGCTCCCCCCGCGCGCCTTCGAAACCCTCTCCGAGAACAGCTACGAGGTGCTCGAATACGTGTTCGGACTGCTGGAAAACGGCGCTGACGCCGACGCGCTTGCGAGTCCGGGCACGAAACTCGCCTACCACAGCCACTGTCAGCAGCGAACGCTCGGAGTGGACGCTTACACCGAGGCGGTCTTCGAGCGCCTCGGCTACGACGTCGCTACGTCGGACGTGGAGTGTTGCGGCATGGCCGGGAGCTTCGGGTACAAATCGGAGTACTACGAGTTGAGCATGGACGTCGGGGAGACGCTCCGCGACCAGTTCGAGGACGAGACCGACCGGACCGTCGTCGCCTCCGGAACCTCCTGTACGGAGCAGCTCGTGGATCTCCTGTCCGCCGACGTGCGCCACCCGGTCGAAGTCATCGAGGCATCGCGGCGGTAG
- the tbsP gene encoding transcriptional regulator TbsP, whose protein sequence is MLSETTVVDQQFEETVRSLFEDADSVLIVNPAPPVFRALILTAVESDIDLPDLKVLASSEVLKSAVEDFILASRVADLVEQEVLTLRTTSDIARNSLLVSEDLVVTVITLDGKLTGLQSSDEELVENVRTTFMDEWETGDTFSLRTPPFSRVKETLDEDFGEDVKDDFMMIVESVDTIPGEDDELDEVAIALLVGANNEELLYDISKWGEDTGVASKATFSRTKTRLEDRGLIETEKVPIDVGRPRLRLVLVPNDLQNIDNLAEQVTA, encoded by the coding sequence ATGCTATCCGAAACAACTGTCGTCGATCAACAGTTCGAAGAAACCGTTCGCTCGCTGTTCGAAGATGCGGATTCCGTCCTGATAGTGAATCCCGCACCGCCCGTGTTTCGAGCGCTCATACTGACGGCGGTCGAATCCGACATCGACCTTCCCGACCTCAAGGTGCTCGCCAGTTCCGAAGTGCTGAAATCGGCCGTCGAGGACTTCATCCTCGCGAGTCGCGTCGCGGATTTGGTCGAACAGGAGGTACTGACACTCCGCACGACCTCGGATATCGCACGGAATTCCCTGCTCGTCAGCGAGGACCTCGTCGTGACGGTGATAACCTTGGACGGGAAACTGACGGGGCTGCAGTCGTCTGACGAGGAGTTGGTCGAAAACGTTCGGACGACGTTCATGGACGAGTGGGAGACGGGCGATACGTTCAGTTTGCGGACCCCGCCGTTCTCCCGCGTGAAAGAAACGCTCGACGAAGACTTCGGGGAGGACGTCAAGGACGATTTCATGATGATCGTCGAGTCGGTCGATACGATTCCGGGGGAGGACGACGAGCTCGATGAGGTCGCCATCGCGCTGCTGGTCGGAGCGAACAACGAGGAACTGCTCTACGACATCAGCAAATGGGGCGAGGACACCGGCGTCGCGAGTAAAGCAACGTTTTCGCGGACGAAAACGCGACTCGAAGACCGCGGCCTGATAGAGACGGAAAAGGTTCCCATCGACGTCGGCCGTCCGCGACTTCGGTTGGTCTTGGTACCGAACGACCTGCAGAACATCGACAATCTGGCCGAACAGGTGACCGCGTAG